A genome region from Lucilia cuprina isolate Lc7/37 chromosome 3, ASM2204524v1, whole genome shotgun sequence includes the following:
- the LOC111676954 gene encoding serine/threonine-protein kinase Tao isoform X1: MPSARPGSLKDPEIAELFNKHDPEKIFEDLREIGHGSFGAVYYARCNLTKEIVAIKKMSYTGKQSLEKWQDILKEIRFLRQLNHPNTIEYKGCYLRESTAWLVMEYCVGSASDIIEVHKKPLHEDEIAAICDGVLNGLSYLHSLGRIHRDIKAGNILLTDNGVVKLADFGSAAIKCPANSFVGTPYWMAPEVILAMDEGQYDGKVDVWSLGITCIELAERKPPYFNMNAMSALYHIAQNESPTLPKNDWTDTFCDFVNLCLKKNPAERPSSTKLLADPYVTRLRSDTVLLELIARTKAAVRELDNLNYRKMKKILMVDTCETESAIGDTDDTQDEHAGGDSSKSNSITSEHSIQSVGVSAASSQVSSSSNSIPGQNHHGGMHQYQHQQPQHLGAMNYHHPHHPQMHQHQQQQQHGQHQQAISGAVSRNSSRHRNLPPLPSIMHNMNNNVTPTNSTAVVPAPMPHQQQLQQQQQQQQQQQQHSILPMSMGGGVGLQQQQSCSSMAGDRMSQQQAPPIQPRYLSSPAAAAAVYAATSSNNEHGGPNNFATIRTTSIVTKQQKEHMQEEMHEQMSGYKRMRREHQAALLKLEEKCKVEMEAHKNALDKEYDNLLHNFTRELERLEAKHQQDLEKRMKQTTAAEKKLHKEISLKQECDRKAFDMNRKKEYKANKERWKRELSMDESTPKRQRDLTLQSQKDNLKQAEAQEEQRLLTLQKKYIDLEMRKFKRRRLIMLHELEDQLLRDELSKKQQQLEQAHGMLLKHHEKTQELEYRQQKSVHQLREEQINKQHDTELQNQKDYMERVKKDLLRKHALEIRQHPKSLKQKELQIRKQFRETCKTQTKQYKRYKAQILQTTPKEQQKEVIKQLKEEKHRKLTLLGEQYEQSIADMFQSQSYKLDESQVIECQRTNEMLEYELEVLTAYQNKNKKQAQEQRDRERKELENRVAVRRSVLESKMDAELQQFNQERAERLRLMHEKHVKELEAFDEESVSLGFSALAIAEGSRETYPDEEGSLSGSMISLAHSNSSTSFPAGSL, from the exons ATGCCTTCGGCACGTCCTGGCAGCCTAAAAGATCCGGAAATAGCcgaattatttaataaacatgatCCAGAGAAAATATTTGAAGATTTACGAGAAATTGGCCATGGCTCCTTCGGTGCAGTTTACTATGCACGATGTAATCTTACCAAAGAAATCGTGGCCATCAAAAAGATGTCCTATACGGGCAAACAAAGTTTGGAGAAATGGCAAGATATACTCAAGGAAATCAG ATTTCTACGTCAATTGAATCATCCCAATACAATCGAGTATAAAGGATGTTATCTACGCGAATCCACAGCATGGCTGGTAATGGAATATTGTGTAGGTTCGGCATCAGATATTATTGAAGTGCATAAGAAACCACTGCATGAGGATGAAATTGCTGCCATATGTGACGGTGTCTTAAATGGCCTTAGTTATCTGCACAGTTTGGGTCGTATACATCGTGATATCAAAGCCGGCAATATTCTCCTAACCGATAATGGTGTGGTAAAATTAGCTGATTTTGGCAGTGCAGCCATTAAGTGTCCAGCAAATAGTTTCGTTGGCACTCCCTACTGGATGGCACCCGAAGTGATATTAGCCATGGATGAGGGACAATATGATGGTAAAGTTGATGTTTGGTCATTGGGTATAACCTGCATTGAATTGGCCGAACGAAAGCCTCCATATTTCAATATGAATGCCATGTCAGCACTGTATCACATTGCTCAAAATGAGTCACCAACATTACCG AAAAATGATTGGACAGACACATTTTgtgattttgttaatttatgtcTCAAAAAGAATCCTGCTGAACGTCCCTCTTCTACGAAGCTATTGGCTGATCCATATGTGACACGACTACGGTCGGATACAGTGTTATTGGAGCTTATAGCACGAACAAAAGCAGCTGTTAGGGAATTGGATAATTTGAATTATCGTAAAATGAAGAAAATCCTTATGGTTGATACCTGCGAGACTGAAAGCGCCATTGGCGATACAGATGATACACAGGATGAACATGCCGGAGGCGATAGCAGCAAGAGCAATAGTATTACGTCGGAACATTCAATACAATCTGTGGGTGTATCGGCGGCCAGTAGTCAAGTA AGCTCTTCGTCAAACTCAATACCAGGACAAAATCATCATGGTGGCATGCATCAATATCAACATCAGCAACCCCAACATTTGGGTGCCATGAATTATCACCATCCACATCATCCACAGATGCAtcaacatcaacagcagcaacaacatggGCAACATCAACAGGCCATTAGTGGCGCTGTTTCGCGTAATTCATCGCGTCATCGCAATTTGCCCCCATTGCCTAGCATTATGCACAATATGAACAATAATGTTACACCTACAAATTCCACAGCTGTGGTGCCAGCACCCATGCCACACCAACAGCAattgcaacagcagcaacaacaacagcagcagcaacaacaacattctaTTTTACCCATGTCCATGGGTGGCGGAGTTGgtctacaacagcaacaatcttGTTCAAGTATGGCTGGAGATCGTATGTCGCAGCAGCAAGCACCTCCCATACAACCTCGTTATCTTTCCTCTCCGGCTGCAGCAGCTGCCGTTTATGCAGCAACATCGTCTAATAATGAACATGGTGGTCCAAATAATTTTGCCACCATACGTACTACAAGTATTGTCACTAAACAGCAAAAGGAACATATGCAG GAGGAGATGCATGAGCAAATGTCTGGATACAAGCGAATGCGTCGTGAACATCAAGCTGCACTACTCAAGCTCGAAGAGAAGTGCAAAGTTGAAATGGAAGCGCATAAAAATGCCTTAGATAAGGAATAtgataatttattgcataactTCACAAGAGAATTAGAAAGACTAGAG GCCAAACATCAACAGGATTTGGAAAAGCGCATGAAGCAAACTACGGCTGCCGAAAAGAAATTACATAAAGAGATTTCTCTTAAACAGGAATGTGATCGTAAAGCTTTCGATATGAATCGCAAAAAGGAATACAAGGCCAATAAGGAGAGATGGAAACGTGAATTGTCAATGGATGAGTCGACGCCAAAACGTCAGAGGGATTTAACATTGCAATCACAAAAGGACAACCTCAAGCAAGCCGAGGCTCAAGAAGAACAACGTCTATTGACATTGCAGAAGAAGTACATTGATTTGGAGATGCGTAAATTTAAACGAAGGCGTTTAATTATGTTGCACGAATTAGAGGATCAGTTGTTAAGAGAT GAATtatctaaaaaacaacaacaacttgaaCAAGCTCATGGCATGCTGTTGAAACATCATGAGAAAACCCAGGAGCTGGAATATAGACAGCAAAAGAGTGTACATCAATTGCGAGAAGAACaa ataaataaaCAACATGATACAgaattacaaaatcaaaagGATTATATGGAACGTGTTAAAAAAGATTTACTACGCAAACATGCTCTGGAAATACGACAACATCCTAAGAGCCTTAAG CAAAAGGAGTTGCAAATTCGTAAACAATTCCGCGAAACCTGTAAAACTCAAACCAAACAATATAAACGCTATAAGGCACAGATATTACAAACAACGCCAAAGGAGCAACAAAAAGAAGTCATTAAAcagttaaaagaagaaaaacatcgTAAGCTTACGTTGTTGGGTGAACAG tatGAACAAAGTATCGCTGATATGTTCCAAAGTCAGAGTTATAAATTAGATGAAAGTCAAGTGATCGAGTGCCAACGTACCAACGAAATGTTGGAATATGAATTAGAAGTGCTTACTGcctatcaaaataaaaataagaaacaagCTCAAGAACAACGGGATCGTGAGCGCAAAGAATTAGAAAATCGTGTGGCAGTACGTCGTAGTGTATTAGAGAGTAAG aTGGATGCTGAATTGCAACAGTTCAATCAGGAACGTGCCGAAAGATTAAGATTGATGCATGAGAAACATGTTAAAGAACTTGAAGCTTTTGATGAAGAATCAGTTTCTTTAGGTTTCAG CGCCTTAGCTATTGCGGAAGGATCACGTGAGACCTACCCTGACGAAGAGGGTAGTCTATCTGGTTCAATGATTAGTTTAGCGCATAGTAATAGTTCAACAAGTTTTCCGGCTGGCTCCCTATAg
- the LOC111676954 gene encoding serine/threonine-protein kinase Tao isoform X2, giving the protein MPSARPGSLKDPEIAELFNKHDPEKIFEDLREIGHGSFGAVYYARCNLTKEIVAIKKMSYTGKQSLEKWQDILKEIRFLRQLNHPNTIEYKGCYLRESTAWLVMEYCVGSASDIIEVHKKPLHEDEIAAICDGVLNGLSYLHSLGRIHRDIKAGNILLTDNGVVKLADFGSAAIKCPANSFVGTPYWMAPEVILAMDEGQYDGKVDVWSLGITCIELAERKPPYFNMNAMSALYHIAQNESPTLPKNDWTDTFCDFVNLCLKKNPAERPSSTKLLADPYVTRLRSDTVLLELIARTKAAVRELDNLNYRKMKKILMVDTCETESAIGDTDDTQDEHAGGDSSKSNSITSEHSIQSVGVSAASSQSSSSNSIPGQNHHGGMHQYQHQQPQHLGAMNYHHPHHPQMHQHQQQQQHGQHQQAISGAVSRNSSRHRNLPPLPSIMHNMNNNVTPTNSTAVVPAPMPHQQQLQQQQQQQQQQQQHSILPMSMGGGVGLQQQQSCSSMAGDRMSQQQAPPIQPRYLSSPAAAAAVYAATSSNNEHGGPNNFATIRTTSIVTKQQKEHMQEEMHEQMSGYKRMRREHQAALLKLEEKCKVEMEAHKNALDKEYDNLLHNFTRELERLEAKHQQDLEKRMKQTTAAEKKLHKEISLKQECDRKAFDMNRKKEYKANKERWKRELSMDESTPKRQRDLTLQSQKDNLKQAEAQEEQRLLTLQKKYIDLEMRKFKRRRLIMLHELEDQLLRDELSKKQQQLEQAHGMLLKHHEKTQELEYRQQKSVHQLREEQINKQHDTELQNQKDYMERVKKDLLRKHALEIRQHPKSLKQKELQIRKQFRETCKTQTKQYKRYKAQILQTTPKEQQKEVIKQLKEEKHRKLTLLGEQYEQSIADMFQSQSYKLDESQVIECQRTNEMLEYELEVLTAYQNKNKKQAQEQRDRERKELENRVAVRRSVLESKMDAELQQFNQERAERLRLMHEKHVKELEAFDEESVSLGFSALAIAEGSRETYPDEEGSLSGSMISLAHSNSSTSFPAGSL; this is encoded by the exons ATGCCTTCGGCACGTCCTGGCAGCCTAAAAGATCCGGAAATAGCcgaattatttaataaacatgatCCAGAGAAAATATTTGAAGATTTACGAGAAATTGGCCATGGCTCCTTCGGTGCAGTTTACTATGCACGATGTAATCTTACCAAAGAAATCGTGGCCATCAAAAAGATGTCCTATACGGGCAAACAAAGTTTGGAGAAATGGCAAGATATACTCAAGGAAATCAG ATTTCTACGTCAATTGAATCATCCCAATACAATCGAGTATAAAGGATGTTATCTACGCGAATCCACAGCATGGCTGGTAATGGAATATTGTGTAGGTTCGGCATCAGATATTATTGAAGTGCATAAGAAACCACTGCATGAGGATGAAATTGCTGCCATATGTGACGGTGTCTTAAATGGCCTTAGTTATCTGCACAGTTTGGGTCGTATACATCGTGATATCAAAGCCGGCAATATTCTCCTAACCGATAATGGTGTGGTAAAATTAGCTGATTTTGGCAGTGCAGCCATTAAGTGTCCAGCAAATAGTTTCGTTGGCACTCCCTACTGGATGGCACCCGAAGTGATATTAGCCATGGATGAGGGACAATATGATGGTAAAGTTGATGTTTGGTCATTGGGTATAACCTGCATTGAATTGGCCGAACGAAAGCCTCCATATTTCAATATGAATGCCATGTCAGCACTGTATCACATTGCTCAAAATGAGTCACCAACATTACCG AAAAATGATTGGACAGACACATTTTgtgattttgttaatttatgtcTCAAAAAGAATCCTGCTGAACGTCCCTCTTCTACGAAGCTATTGGCTGATCCATATGTGACACGACTACGGTCGGATACAGTGTTATTGGAGCTTATAGCACGAACAAAAGCAGCTGTTAGGGAATTGGATAATTTGAATTATCGTAAAATGAAGAAAATCCTTATGGTTGATACCTGCGAGACTGAAAGCGCCATTGGCGATACAGATGATACACAGGATGAACATGCCGGAGGCGATAGCAGCAAGAGCAATAGTATTACGTCGGAACATTCAATACAATCTGTGGGTGTATCGGCGGCCAGTAGTCAA AGCTCTTCGTCAAACTCAATACCAGGACAAAATCATCATGGTGGCATGCATCAATATCAACATCAGCAACCCCAACATTTGGGTGCCATGAATTATCACCATCCACATCATCCACAGATGCAtcaacatcaacagcagcaacaacatggGCAACATCAACAGGCCATTAGTGGCGCTGTTTCGCGTAATTCATCGCGTCATCGCAATTTGCCCCCATTGCCTAGCATTATGCACAATATGAACAATAATGTTACACCTACAAATTCCACAGCTGTGGTGCCAGCACCCATGCCACACCAACAGCAattgcaacagcagcaacaacaacagcagcagcaacaacaacattctaTTTTACCCATGTCCATGGGTGGCGGAGTTGgtctacaacagcaacaatcttGTTCAAGTATGGCTGGAGATCGTATGTCGCAGCAGCAAGCACCTCCCATACAACCTCGTTATCTTTCCTCTCCGGCTGCAGCAGCTGCCGTTTATGCAGCAACATCGTCTAATAATGAACATGGTGGTCCAAATAATTTTGCCACCATACGTACTACAAGTATTGTCACTAAACAGCAAAAGGAACATATGCAG GAGGAGATGCATGAGCAAATGTCTGGATACAAGCGAATGCGTCGTGAACATCAAGCTGCACTACTCAAGCTCGAAGAGAAGTGCAAAGTTGAAATGGAAGCGCATAAAAATGCCTTAGATAAGGAATAtgataatttattgcataactTCACAAGAGAATTAGAAAGACTAGAG GCCAAACATCAACAGGATTTGGAAAAGCGCATGAAGCAAACTACGGCTGCCGAAAAGAAATTACATAAAGAGATTTCTCTTAAACAGGAATGTGATCGTAAAGCTTTCGATATGAATCGCAAAAAGGAATACAAGGCCAATAAGGAGAGATGGAAACGTGAATTGTCAATGGATGAGTCGACGCCAAAACGTCAGAGGGATTTAACATTGCAATCACAAAAGGACAACCTCAAGCAAGCCGAGGCTCAAGAAGAACAACGTCTATTGACATTGCAGAAGAAGTACATTGATTTGGAGATGCGTAAATTTAAACGAAGGCGTTTAATTATGTTGCACGAATTAGAGGATCAGTTGTTAAGAGAT GAATtatctaaaaaacaacaacaacttgaaCAAGCTCATGGCATGCTGTTGAAACATCATGAGAAAACCCAGGAGCTGGAATATAGACAGCAAAAGAGTGTACATCAATTGCGAGAAGAACaa ataaataaaCAACATGATACAgaattacaaaatcaaaagGATTATATGGAACGTGTTAAAAAAGATTTACTACGCAAACATGCTCTGGAAATACGACAACATCCTAAGAGCCTTAAG CAAAAGGAGTTGCAAATTCGTAAACAATTCCGCGAAACCTGTAAAACTCAAACCAAACAATATAAACGCTATAAGGCACAGATATTACAAACAACGCCAAAGGAGCAACAAAAAGAAGTCATTAAAcagttaaaagaagaaaaacatcgTAAGCTTACGTTGTTGGGTGAACAG tatGAACAAAGTATCGCTGATATGTTCCAAAGTCAGAGTTATAAATTAGATGAAAGTCAAGTGATCGAGTGCCAACGTACCAACGAAATGTTGGAATATGAATTAGAAGTGCTTACTGcctatcaaaataaaaataagaaacaagCTCAAGAACAACGGGATCGTGAGCGCAAAGAATTAGAAAATCGTGTGGCAGTACGTCGTAGTGTATTAGAGAGTAAG aTGGATGCTGAATTGCAACAGTTCAATCAGGAACGTGCCGAAAGATTAAGATTGATGCATGAGAAACATGTTAAAGAACTTGAAGCTTTTGATGAAGAATCAGTTTCTTTAGGTTTCAG CGCCTTAGCTATTGCGGAAGGATCACGTGAGACCTACCCTGACGAAGAGGGTAGTCTATCTGGTTCAATGATTAGTTTAGCGCATAGTAATAGTTCAACAAGTTTTCCGGCTGGCTCCCTATAg
- the LOC111676922 gene encoding N-acylneuraminate-9-phosphatase — MASTNLNFNNTCPSVAKANNTQHHFQLAANQKLQQKQQHVYNLSKVTTIFFDLDNTLTPTRSGDSKACRKVSERLEIQYGFTKEEANYATQNFLKSFRRCPDNAQTPLDTWRTHLWRESLPPKYKQFAESIYPLWLEMRYCYLAIPDDYIKMLMRFRQANYRLALITNGPSNAQWEKIRKLHVQPYFDCVLVSADLPWEKPDPNIFYAACKYLNVQPDECIMIGDKLESDIKGGNLAGLAATFWLPLTPDAIKDLNNDGDVDHKPTHILRNLLDLYKYFNFNIKQQINEEQQVPVYNSQSNHKYRCTGDTLPTTIDYLISSETDNSSENSSDSIN, encoded by the exons ATGGCCTCAACgaacttaaattttaacaataccTGTCCGTCAGTAGCAAAAGCCAACAACACGCAACATCATTTTCAATTAGCTGCTaatcaaaaattgcaacaaaaacaacaacatgtttataatttatctaaagtaactacaatattttttgatttggaTAATACCTTAACTCCTACAAGATCGGGGGATTCCAAAGCATGTCGTAAG gtTTCTGAACGACTTGAAATCCAATATGGTTTTACAAAAGAAGAAGCTAATTATGCTACACAGAACTTTTTGAAATCATTCAGACGTTGTCCCGATAATGCGCAAACTCCTTTAGATACTTGGCGTACACACTTATGGCGCGAATCTTTACCTCCTAAGTACAAACAATTTGCCGAATCCATTTATCCATTATGGTTGGAAATGCGTTATTGCTATTTAGCCATACCGGACGATTACATTAAGATGTTGATGCGTTTTCGTCAAGCTAACTATCGTTTGGCCTTAATTACAAACGGTCCCTCCAATGCTCAATGGGAAAAAATACGAAAACTACATGTCCAGCCGTATTTCGATTGTGTGCTAGTGTCAGCGGATTTACCATGGGAGAAGCCAGATCCAAATATATTCTATGCagcttgtaaatatttaaatgttcaaCCGGACGAATGCATTATGATTGGTGATAAACTAGAAAGTGATATAAAAGGTGGCAATTTAGCTGGTCTAGCTGCTACATTTTGGTTACCACTTACACCTGATGCCATAAAAGATTTAAACAATGATGGTGATGTTGATCATAAACCAACGCATATACTCAGGAATCTTttagatttatataaatattttaattttaacataaagcaacaaataaatgaaGAACAACAAGTACCTGTGTATAATAGCCAAAGCAACCACAAATATCGTTGTACAGGAGACACCTTGCCAACAACAATTGATTATTTAATAAGTAGTGAAACTGATAATAGTTCAGAAAATAGTTCTGATAGTATAAATTAA